CAGTTCAATCACGGTACGAATAATATGTTCATCAAAAAGCTTGCTAATTCGTCTAGAGAGTTTTTTCTCAGGAATGTCACTGGCCAAGCTTAGTTCTCGCCATGAACCTCGTGGATTTTCTAATAAAGCGTTAATGCAAGCTTTGTCGATATCATCTATTTTAAAATGTTCATTCATAATGGTTGACTTGTCTAAAAATTAAATATAACCTAAATTTAAGTCTAAAAACAAAATTAAACGGATTTATTTGTCTAGACTATAATCATAGGAACTTATGGATGAGCCTAATATGAAAAACTCAACGTCTATGGTTAGAAATGTATCACAAAAGAAAGTCATTCTTGCAGGAACAATTGGAAATGCTGTCGAGTGGTTTGATTGGACGATATATGCAACATTTGCCGTATTCTTTTCCAAACAGTTTTTCCCCTCTACAGATGCAACGGCATCATTATTAGCTACTTTTGCTATTTTTGCTATTGGCTTTTTTATGCGGCCTTTTGGTGGGATAGTCCTGGGAATATTTTCTGACCGATATGGTAGAAAATCTGCACTAGCAACCACGATCATGATGATGGCTGGTGGCTCGCTAATGATTGCTTTGTCACCAACCTATACAACAATTGGTATTTTTGCCCCGATTATTTTAGTTTTAGCACGATTATTACAAGGCTTATCTTTAGGTGGAGAGTTCGCCTCTGCTGCAACTTATCTATCTGAAATGGCACCAAAAGAAAAAAGGGGGTTTTATTCAAGCTTTATGTTCTTTAGTGCAGCCATGGGGATATTACTCGCATCAGGCTTAGCTTGGTTATTAACCAGTATTTTAACAGATCAGCAAATGAGTAACTATGGTTGGCGCATTCCTTTTCTATTGGGCGCCCTAGGTGGTCTTGTTGGGATGTGGATTCGTCGCTCTGTGCCTGATAGTGAAATGACGCATGCTAAGGAAAAAGTTAAAAATCCTTTACTGGTGCTGATCAAAAGTTATCCAAAAGAAACCTTAAGAATAGCTGGAATCTCGATTTTAACTACTTTTGCATTTTATATATTTGTTATCTATGTCCCAAGCTATGCCATTAATTTTCTGGGTGCGGAATCGAAAGTTGCTTTCGCTGCCAACACCATTGCCTTGGTTGTATTTATGCTATGTCAGCCTTTGTTTGGCTGGCTATCCGATAAAATTGGACGTAAGCCACAGTTAATCGTTTTTGCTTTAGGGTACTTATTGTTTTTCTATCCTATGATTAAGTGGATGGACAGCTCATTTAGCTCAATTTTATTGGTTGAGATGTTTGGCTTAGTGCTCTACGCCTTATATACCTCAATTGGACCTGCAGTAATGTCCGAACAATTTCCAACGGAAGTTCGAGCGGTTGGGATTGGCGCACCCTATAACTTAGTGGTCGCGTTGCTAGGTGGTACGACACCGTATGTTCTAACTTGGTCGCAAAGTAACGGTAAACAAGATTATTTTTATTTCATGGTTATCGTTGGTGCAATTTTAACGCTGATCACCTTTATTAAAATGCCTGAAACGGTTGGTAAAAAACTGGAAGACATCTGATGAACTTGTTAAATATTTCTGCACTCGAGATTGCAAGGATGATTGCAAGAAAAGAGATAACTGTTGTTGATGTAGTTGAATTCTATATTCATCGTATTAAAACGTATGAAAACTTAGATTGCATTTCAGTATTATTTGAAACTGAGGCACTAGAGCAGGCTAGGCAATTAGATGAATTAAATGTAGCAACTAAGCGTTTAAGTCAGTTTCACGGTATCCCAATTCTTTTAAAAGATAATTTAGATGTAAAAGGCTATGTCACCAAAGCGGGTACTGTTTATTTAGATCAGATTGCGCCAGAAAGTTGTGCTTTAGTCAGACAACTTGAAAGTTTAGGCTTTGTAATTTTAGGCAAAGTCAAAATGACGGAGTTAGCTTTTGGGCTCTCTGGACAAAATCCAATGCAAGGCACGCCATATAATCCATGGTCTAAACAGCAATTAGCTCCGGGTGGCTCTTCATCTGGTGCGAGTGTTGCTGTGGCTGCTGGTTTGTCCCCTTTGTCCATCGGGGGCGATACAGGTGGATCCATTCGTACGCCTGTGGCATTAAATGGCATCTTTGGATTTAAACCATCGAGTAATAAGATCGTTGCTTCTGGTGCAGTCGCACTGTCTAAAACTTTAGATACTTTAGGACCGATTGCTTTAAGAAGTGAAGACATTTTCGAACTATATGCACTTCTTAGCAATACTCAGATCCCTCAACTTCGATCCGATCTTAATGAGTTGTGTTATTTGGCGGAAGAAGATTTTCCATATCCATTAGATGATGAAATATTAAATTTATGGAATGCGCTGTTAATTCAATTAACAGCGCATGGCTTTGTACTTAAAAAATGGCAGCCACCGACTGAATTCAACTTTGAGGCGCTATCTGACCGCACATCGATGATTATTGCATATGAAAGTTATTTATATCACGGCAAGGACGCAGAAAATGTGCACACCAAGATGTGGCAAGTAGTACGAGAGCGAGTTTTACGGGGCAAAGATATTTCATCAGAAGATTATCAACAAGTAATTACACAGCGAAGCTCGTTTGAACAGTCGTTTGAACAGTCATTGGTTGAAAATAATTGCTTATTGTTACCGGTTAGTCCAATTTTTGCCGTTGAGTTAGATGCACAAGATAAGAGTTTTGCTCATGTTGGGAATTATACACGACCTTTTAATTATCTTGACTCGCCATGCTTTTCTTTTCCAATCGGTAGCAGTTCGACAAACTTACCGATGGGAGTGCAATTAGTCTCTTATCGTGGCAATGATCATTTATTGTTGGAACAAGTTCAGAATATTATTTCTAGCCTTAATATCAAGCCTAAAGTTGCTGACATTTAATCCAGTAATACTATAGAGAATATTTTAATTCAAAAAACTAAATATTAAATTTATTTACGTAAGTGTATTTATATTAATATTTAATCTAAAAATGCGCTATACCCTAAATTATGTTGGTTACTTTTTATTGTAATTAATTAATTAATTTATGTGGCTTTCTATTACATGAGCTTCAGGTATATTATTGACTTAAACAAAGGTCATTTTAATAAAGAATTACTAATTTAATATTTTATTTAATAGTTAATAATAAAAAATATTATTATATTTTTTATATACTTGACAAGTGATTAATTAAATCCTATATTAATAAGACTAATTCAAAGAAATGAAGTTTTATTTTATTTCCATTATTGTTTTAGTCTTATATTTCAATAACAGGGAAAGGTAAATAATATGAGTATATCTCTAAAGGAAACACTGAACGCTAAAGGGATACACCCTAGCGATGAGCATTTAACTAAACTTGAAAAAAATGGAATGAGTACGAACAACTTAAGGGTGAAGAGACCTTTTTTATTTATAGATGATTATTAAAACAAATAATATAGGAAAATAATCATGTTAGGTTTAACACTACTTTATGTTGGCGCTGTCTTATTTATTAACGGACTCTGGCTACTAGGTAAAATTGAAGATAAAGAAGTTGCAGTAATAAACTTACTAGTAGGATTTCTAAGTTTTTTAATCGCGATATATTTAGTATTCAACAAATCTCAAGATTTGAATCTAATAAGTGCAGGTGCTTTTACCTTTCTTTTTGCTTTTACATACATATGGGTTGGCGCAAATCAATTTTTAAAGTCAAATTCAAAGGGTTTAGGTTGGTTTTGCTTTTTTGTAAGCCTTACAGCTCTAACTATAGCATTAAATTCGACGTTCAAAATAAGTATGGACATCAGTATTTGGAGCATCTTTAACTGGTATGCTTGGTCAGTTCTTTGGTTTTTATTCTTTGTTATGCTCAGCTTATCAAAGAATATTCAGAGACAAGTTGGTCTATTTACGATTTTTTGCGCAGTTACGACTGGATGGATACCAGGACTACTAATCCTGCAAAATATATATGAGATATATTAAGGAACGTTAGTCAAATATAGTCGATTCACTTTAGAATAAATACAGTGCTACTAGGATAAACTTTTCGAAGCCTCTGGAGTGGCGCAGCCACCCAGCAAGCGAGTAAAATTTGTACCAGTAGAACGTTATCATGCTTTGAACTTGATGCACTAATTATTATGTATAGGAGGTTTTTATGTCTTAGTTATATTAAAGAGTTTCTGCGAGATAAGGATATCAAACCATAGAGCAAATATTAAAAAAAAGGAATAAAAAATGACTAATGTAAATGCAAAGACCATCGACCTCACTGAACTGACTGTCGAGCAAGTACAGGCGGGTTTCGCAAGTGGCGCGTTCACCTCAGAAAAGCTGACTGAGGCTTACTTAGAGCGCATCGCGGAATTCAACCCTTCCTACAATGCAATCGTCTTTTTCAACGAGAAGGCAGTTGAAGAAGCGCGCGCGATTGACAAGCGTCGCGCCGCTGGGGAAACACTGGGACCCCTGGCGGGTGTCCCCGTCGTCGTCAAAGAGGCCATGGATATGAAGGGCTTTCCGACCACCGGTGGCTGGTCGCTTCTCTACAGCAAGACCGGCGGCGTCGACCTGCTGCCTGAGACCGATTCTCCTGTGGTGGCACGCATGCGCAAAGCCGACACGGTGATCCTAGGCAAGACTAACATTCCGGTGCTCAGCCATACCGGTTCGCATTCCAATGGTTCGTGGGCTGGCTCTACTTACAATTCAGTTGACCGAGAGTTCCTACCCGGTGGCAGCAGCAGCGGGACCGCAACTGCCGTCGGCGGTAATTTCTGCGTGCTCGGACTGGCGGAAGAAACCGCCGGCTCGATTCAAAACCCTGCCGCGGCGCAAGGCCTTGTGGGCATAAAGCCGACTCACGGACTCGTTCCTAATACGGGCGTTTTGCCGCTCTCCAGCTTGCGCGACGTCGTCGGCCCCATCGCACGGTGTGTACGCGATGCGGCACTGACGCTGGACGCGCTTGCAGGGTTCTCGATGGAGGATCCCAAGACGCTAGCATGCGTGGGTAAGATTCCGAAAGGCGGCTATATCTCGAAGTTGGACAAAAATGCGCTGAAGGGCAAGCGCATTGGTCTCTACGGGCCGGGCTGGCGCGCTTCGACGTTTTCCGAGGAGACGACAGGCCTTTATGAGCGCGCCCAAGAAGAATTGAAGAAACTCGGAGCAGAACTCGTAGACGACCCTTTTGCCAATTCTGGATTTATGGAACTTCGCAAGGCGGTCTTGCCTGGAGCCGAGTTCGACGCGCGCGGAATGGAATCAATTGCCTATGACATTCAAAAATATCTCGAGCGCATGGGTTCAAGTGTCGCTCTGAAGACATTCGCGGAATTTGCCGAAGCGACGCAGAAAGAAGATGCGTTTGGGCCGGACGGAACGTTGAACTATATGAGTCATGTGCCCGCATTCGTAGAATCAGCGAAGTCACCATCTACACCCACAGATATGACGTCGTTCATCGATCTGAGGGAAACCTATCTCGATATATTCAACACAGTTTTCAACAAGCATGGGCTTGATGCGGTCATTTACCCGCAAATGCAGGGTCCTTTAGGTCCGCTGCACGGAGACGAAACCATCGATGGAATGGTAGTCAGCGAGGTGAATATCGCCGGCCTGCCGGCGGTGACGATACCAGCTGGCTTTTACGCCTCCGGTGCCCCATTCAATCTCGTTATTGTTGCGCGGCAGTGGACCGAAGCCGAGATGCTTGCCATCGCGTACGCCTACGAACAGGGAACAAGGCACCGCAAGGCGCCGGAACTTAAAAAGGCCTAGGGAAACTCTGATTAATACCAGGTAAACCGCCGTCTCCGGCGGTGCGATTCAAAAGGGCTCTGCCAATATGAACTGCCCCCATAAGTTGGATACAACTTATGGGGTTATTTTATGCGTTACGATCTAGACTTTAAGATCAAAGTCATAGCATACTATAAGCAACCGCCGTGGAGCGCCGAGGTATCACTACAGAGAAGGGTGACATCAATCGTGAAATCATTGCGCGTAATCAGGCAGTTACACAGAATATGGGATGGTCTCAAACGTAGAGGCTTACCACCCATAGCTAACTAATTTCAGATACATACCACTTACCTGAACATACGATCATTTGCGTCAAGCAAGCGGTCTATCAATCTAATCTTCCCTCTCTAAGGTCTGCTTAATCGCAGGCCTTTTTTATGCGCTCTATTGTTAGGAGTCTATATGGCATTTTATTGTGTAGCACTGGTAGTCCGTACTTCATCATTGGCTGAGTTTGCTATCAGCTGTCGCCCTCAACCCTGTGTTAAAACCCTCACATTTAATCAACTAATGCTCTAAATCAATCAATAAAAGGAATACTCTCATGGCACATTTAATCGAATCAATGGCCTACGTCGGCGAAACCCCATGGCATGGCTTGGGTAATGAGTTATCCCCTAAGCAGCCTATCGAGGTCTGGGCTAAGCAAGCGGGGCTTGATTGGCGTATCGAATCGTCAGACGTCAGCTATATGGCAAGCAATGAAAAGGGGCATAACCTGATCTTACCCTTTGCTGAGCAGAAGGTTTTATACCGTAGCGATAACTTTGAGCCGTTATCGGTTGTCAGTCAACGCTATCAAGAAGTACAACCTCGTGAGATTCTAGAGTTCTATCGTGATCTTACTGAACAGTCGGATTTTGAATTGGAGACTGCTGGAGTCTTAAAGGGTGGCCGCAAGCTATGGGCATTGGCCCGTACAGGTCAGTCAGCAATGCTTAAGGGAAAGGATGTGAGTGATGGCTACTTACTGCTTGCAACGGCTTGTGACGGCACTTTGGCGACCACAGCACAGTTCACATCGATCCGTGTGGTGTGTAATAACACCTTAGCGATTAGCTTAGCGGACGGTTCAGGAGATGTGGTGAAAGTTCCGCACTCTACCTCCTTTGATGCGGACAAGGTCAAGCAGCAACTGGGCGTGTCGGTGAAGCAGTGGGAGCAGCACTCTTATGAGATGAAGCAGCTGTCTGAACGCCGTGTCACTCAAGCGGAAGCTGCCAATTATTTAAGCCGGGTGTTCAACGATCAGGACAATGACATCATTCTTTTCAACCAAGCGAAAAAGCAAAAGGATGCGGTTCCTAATGCTAAGGCTATGAATCAAGTGATGACCATGTTCAATGGTCAAGGTCGCGGAGCGGGTCTTGATGCCGCTCGTGATACGGCTTATGGCTTGCTGTGTAGCATCACGGAATATGTGGATCATGAAAGACGTGCCATGAATACAGACAACCGTCTTAACTCAGCATGGTTCGGTGCAGGCGCTAAACTAAAACAGAAAGGCTTAGAGGACGCACTAACCTTGATTGCGTAGTAACTTGAGTCTACCGTTAACTCAGTCGTCTTATTACACCACCAATCACCACGTCTTAGGGCGTGGTTTTTTTATGCCTATGATTTAACCAACTCTCTCAATCAACGATTCATTTATCTAAGGAATTTATTATGAACACCATCGCTTTAAATAACAGTACTACTCAGCAGAGCGCAAGCCGGAATCTAAGCGTTAAGGTTAAGCCACCAGCCACTACGGGTCGCCCATCTCCTGTAAATCAATCAACCACTGCCAAACGCCTGGTTAATACCAAAGCGCTTAGCCATGAGGACTGGCTAAAAGTTCGTAAGCAAGGTATTGGCAGCTCTGACGCCGCCGCCTGTGGTATTCACCCCTTTTTGTCTATGCTGGAACTATGGATGATTAAGACCGGTCGTCTGCACTCACACTTAAATGATGATATTGATGGCTACTCTCCCTTGTACTGGGGCAATACGTTAGAGCCCATGGTGGCGAAATACTATCAAGAGCACACAGGCAATAAAGTGCGCCGAGTCAATGCGATCTTGCAGCATCCTGATCCTGACAATTACTTTATGCTGGCTAATTTAGACTACGCCATCACTGGCAGCGATGAAGTGCAGATATTAGAGTGTAAAACAACAGGGGAGCACGGGGCTAAGCTTTGGAAGAAGGGGGTGCCTTTGTATGTGACGTGCCAAGTACAGCATCAATTGGCGGTCACTGGTAAACAAGCGGCGCATATCTGCGTGTTGATTTGTGGACACGAGGCTAAGATATTTAAGGTTGAGCGCGATGAGCAGCTGATTAATAGCATTCTGTGGCATGAACGTCTGTTCTGGCAGTATGTGGAAACCGACACCCCGCCAACCCCGGACCATTCTGAATCCGCAGCCCGTGCGTTAAAGCAGCTTTATCCAACCCCTAAGCCGTCGAGTAAGATTGATCTTAGCGCCGATGACGGGGCTAACAAACTGTTTACTAAGCTACTTGCTCAGCGCGCGTCTATCGATGAGCTGCAACAGCAGCACGATCAGATTAAGCACCAGCTGCAAACACTCATCAAAGACCACGAGGTCGCCGTATTTGACCAGGGTGCGATCTCGTGGAAGCGCTCTAAAGACAGCACTACTCTTGATAGCAAGGCTTTGCTCAAAGCAAAGCCTGAATTGCTCACGCAGTTCAGTAAAACACGCCCGGGCAGCCGTCGCTTTGTCATTCTAAGCGACAGCTAAGCCAATACTCAACTTTCCAACAATTACCCTTCAATAAATTAACCCACTAAATAAACCAAGCGCATAACGAGCCCACCCGTCATAGGTGGGCTTTTTTATGGCTTCAATACATCACATAAGGAATATCACCATGATTAAGGGCCTCACTATCACCCCACCAGTTCTCGGTCGTATCAGCATCGGCAAAGTCGTTCACAAAGATGGCAAGCGTCTACCTGCTAAAGACGATCAATTTACCATCACCAGCCAAGTTCAAAATAAAGACGGTTGGGTCAATCATCCACTTGATGAAAAATTGCGCGCAAACAGTAACGGTAAGCTTAGACAAATACCGGTACGACTGCTGTTCAATGATCCAGAACTCAATCTGCGAGCAGAGTACACGCTATTTGATCGGCAAACAGGCAGACCCGTTTGCGTGGGCGACGGTGAGAGCTGTCAGCGTCGCACTAACAAAGGCGTTGAGAGTCACCCATGCCCATCGCCTGATCGCTGTCCACTGGCACAAGGCGGCGCTTGTAAGCCCTATGGTCGTCTGTACGTTAATCTAAGTGAAGACGATGAGCTAGGAACCTTTATCTTTCGCACCACAGGCTTTAACAGCATTCGAACGCTGGCAGCACGCCTCAGTTACTTTGCTGCGGTATCGGGCAATAAGCTGTCATGCTTACCACTACAACTCACTCTAAGAGGTAAGAGCACCACGCAAAGCTATCGGACACCGATCTACTTTGTGGATTTAACCTTACGTGACGGTATCCATCTAAAAGAAGCCGTTCAAGGTGCGCAGGCTATTGATGCGGAGCTCAGTCAACACGGCTTTGATCAGGCGGCGTTAGAAGAAGCTGCCAAACAGGGTTATGTGAACTCCTGCTTTGAGGCCGATACTGACGAGGCGTTTGAGGTCGTCGAAGAGTTTTATCCGGTTGAGGCAAGCGATGCTAGTAACAGCAAGCAGGGGCATGCGCAGAATGGCACAGCCACTCATAACGTGACCAGCATTGAACAAGGCTTACGGCAAAGCGTGACCGCTGTGAGTTAATAAATTTATTTAAGTAATGAAGGAGAAGAGCTGACGGGATCCGCTCTTTTTTTTGTTTAAATTCAATATCTCTCGTATTTACGTGACAACCATCTGACTCTCCCAACATATCGGAATATGTTAAAAATTACAGTCGTCACAGATGTTATGTTCAGGATGGATGAATGAATAAAGAAGCGGAGTTTATATAAGAGCGGTAGCGATTGTATAAACGACAACCTAATCCTGTAGTTAATACAAATGTAGACAGTCGATATTGATTGTCCTAATGACAATCAACATAATCTATTAAACATTATCTATCAATAACAAACAAACTCTAATCCAAATGAATCTAATGATATATACCAAAATATCATCATCAGTGTTGTCAATTGAGTATTGGAGATATACCGGGTAACTCTCGATTGGAATCACTCAGTAGCCAGCCACATCAAATGCTCGCACATGACCATGAAGCATAAGCGCCCTCTAAGGAGGGCGCTTATGCTAATCGTATGGAAAAAATGAGAAGCTGCAACATGGTTTACTTATTGAGTAGCGAAGTAGCTCATTCTCTTACTTTTTTATTTAAGATCATCAATGTTAACGCTGATGTCTCATAACGTATTTCGAGCATTAATGATGCTGATCGCTTCTGGTATGTGTAACGCTCGGTCAGTACGTAGACCAATAACTACGTACAACCAATAAGACTGCTTTGTACCAGTTTTAGGTACATGCCTTGAAACCTATTCAGTGGTCTGTATCTAGAAAAGCTTGAGAGAAAGCGTGAAAGTGTGAAAGCGGGGAAATGATAGATAGATAACAAGATAGCTGACTGAATCAGCTGTCTTTTTTTATGGCTTGAAGAAAGCTGATCTTAATCTGATAG
The sequence above is a segment of the Psychrobacter sp. PL19 genome. Coding sequences within it:
- a CDS encoding MFS transporter, with translation MKNSTSMVRNVSQKKVILAGTIGNAVEWFDWTIYATFAVFFSKQFFPSTDATASLLATFAIFAIGFFMRPFGGIVLGIFSDRYGRKSALATTIMMMAGGSLMIALSPTYTTIGIFAPIILVLARLLQGLSLGGEFASAATYLSEMAPKEKRGFYSSFMFFSAAMGILLASGLAWLLTSILTDQQMSNYGWRIPFLLGALGGLVGMWIRRSVPDSEMTHAKEKVKNPLLVLIKSYPKETLRIAGISILTTFAFYIFVIYVPSYAINFLGAESKVAFAANTIALVVFMLCQPLFGWLSDKIGRKPQLIVFALGYLLFFYPMIKWMDSSFSSILLVEMFGLVLYALYTSIGPAVMSEQFPTEVRAVGIGAPYNLVVALLGGTTPYVLTWSQSNGKQDYFYFMVIVGAILTLITFIKMPETVGKKLEDI
- a CDS encoding amidase; translated protein: MNLLNISALEIARMIARKEITVVDVVEFYIHRIKTYENLDCISVLFETEALEQARQLDELNVATKRLSQFHGIPILLKDNLDVKGYVTKAGTVYLDQIAPESCALVRQLESLGFVILGKVKMTELAFGLSGQNPMQGTPYNPWSKQQLAPGGSSSGASVAVAAGLSPLSIGGDTGGSIRTPVALNGIFGFKPSSNKIVASGAVALSKTLDTLGPIALRSEDIFELYALLSNTQIPQLRSDLNELCYLAEEDFPYPLDDEILNLWNALLIQLTAHGFVLKKWQPPTEFNFEALSDRTSMIIAYESYLYHGKDAENVHTKMWQVVRERVLRGKDISSEDYQQVITQRSSFEQSFEQSLVENNCLLLPVSPIFAVELDAQDKSFAHVGNYTRPFNYLDSPCFSFPIGSSSTNLPMGVQLVSYRGNDHLLLEQVQNIISSLNIKPKVADI
- a CDS encoding AmiS/UreI family transporter gives rise to the protein MLGLTLLYVGAVLFINGLWLLGKIEDKEVAVINLLVGFLSFLIAIYLVFNKSQDLNLISAGAFTFLFAFTYIWVGANQFLKSNSKGLGWFCFFVSLTALTIALNSTFKISMDISIWSIFNWYAWSVLWFLFFVMLSLSKNIQRQVGLFTIFCAVTTGWIPGLLILQNIYEIY
- a CDS encoding amidase, whose amino-acid sequence is MTNVNAKTIDLTELTVEQVQAGFASGAFTSEKLTEAYLERIAEFNPSYNAIVFFNEKAVEEARAIDKRRAAGETLGPLAGVPVVVKEAMDMKGFPTTGGWSLLYSKTGGVDLLPETDSPVVARMRKADTVILGKTNIPVLSHTGSHSNGSWAGSTYNSVDREFLPGGSSSGTATAVGGNFCVLGLAEETAGSIQNPAAAQGLVGIKPTHGLVPNTGVLPLSSLRDVVGPIARCVRDAALTLDALAGFSMEDPKTLACVGKIPKGGYISKLDKNALKGKRIGLYGPGWRASTFSEETTGLYERAQEELKKLGAELVDDPFANSGFMELRKAVLPGAEFDARGMESIAYDIQKYLERMGSSVALKTFAEFAEATQKEDAFGPDGTLNYMSHVPAFVESAKSPSTPTDMTSFIDLRETYLDIFNTVFNKHGLDAVIYPQMQGPLGPLHGDETIDGMVVSEVNIAGLPAVTIPAGFYASGAPFNLVIVARQWTEAEMLAIAYAYEQGTRHRKAPELKKA
- a CDS encoding DUF932 domain-containing protein, which produces MAHLIESMAYVGETPWHGLGNELSPKQPIEVWAKQAGLDWRIESSDVSYMASNEKGHNLILPFAEQKVLYRSDNFEPLSVVSQRYQEVQPREILEFYRDLTEQSDFELETAGVLKGGRKLWALARTGQSAMLKGKDVSDGYLLLATACDGTLATTAQFTSIRVVCNNTLAISLADGSGDVVKVPHSTSFDADKVKQQLGVSVKQWEQHSYEMKQLSERRVTQAEAANYLSRVFNDQDNDIILFNQAKKQKDAVPNAKAMNQVMTMFNGQGRGAGLDAARDTAYGLLCSITEYVDHERRAMNTDNRLNSAWFGAGAKLKQKGLEDALTLIA
- a CDS encoding YqaJ viral recombinase family nuclease, with the protein product MNTIALNNSTTQQSASRNLSVKVKPPATTGRPSPVNQSTTAKRLVNTKALSHEDWLKVRKQGIGSSDAAACGIHPFLSMLELWMIKTGRLHSHLNDDIDGYSPLYWGNTLEPMVAKYYQEHTGNKVRRVNAILQHPDPDNYFMLANLDYAITGSDEVQILECKTTGEHGAKLWKKGVPLYVTCQVQHQLAVTGKQAAHICVLICGHEAKIFKVERDEQLINSILWHERLFWQYVETDTPPTPDHSESAARALKQLYPTPKPSSKIDLSADDGANKLFTKLLAQRASIDELQQQHDQIKHQLQTLIKDHEVAVFDQGAISWKRSKDSTTLDSKALLKAKPELLTQFSKTRPGSRRFVILSDS
- a CDS encoding recombination directionality factor, encoding MIKGLTITPPVLGRISIGKVVHKDGKRLPAKDDQFTITSQVQNKDGWVNHPLDEKLRANSNGKLRQIPVRLLFNDPELNLRAEYTLFDRQTGRPVCVGDGESCQRRTNKGVESHPCPSPDRCPLAQGGACKPYGRLYVNLSEDDELGTFIFRTTGFNSIRTLAARLSYFAAVSGNKLSCLPLQLTLRGKSTTQSYRTPIYFVDLTLRDGIHLKEAVQGAQAIDAELSQHGFDQAALEEAAKQGYVNSCFEADTDEAFEVVEEFYPVEASDASNSKQGHAQNGTATHNVTSIEQGLRQSVTAVS